ctgaaaattgaaaatcaaacgTTTTTTTATCAATATACTAGCAAACTATATAAAAAAAAGGATACACATGAATACCATGTAAAAATACAGttgtaaaaatattaaaagaagaGAGAACCAAGTTAGTGATTATTTTAGAGGCCACACACGCATTTGATTAGCTGTGCATTTGAGTTTTTTGTCGATAACACTACCAACAATATATAtagaaattatgaaaatttagcAGGTGCAAGAGCTAGGATAGGATGATTAATGTTAGGTGTTGGACCATCACCTAATATCTAAACAATCAAAGAATTAATTCGAAGGTGGATAGTTTTACCTCATCCATAATTGGATTGTAGACAACCCCGACCATTGGAATCCGTCCAATTGTTAATCCAATAGAAACACATACAAATGGAAACCTAGGATTTATTGCATCTAATGATTTACAGTTCAGAATGTCTCATTGCAAACGTAATAGAATTAAGATACATACCCATGCACAAAATTAGTTGTTCCATCCAAAGGATCAACAATCCAAGTGGGTTCTTGAGTCAATTCTGTAGCACCACAAGCAGCTGTGGTTTCTTCCCCAACAAACTACGGTagaaaagcataaataaaacaaatacCAAAACCAAGTAACAGAAAAATACTAGCTTTGAGAACTTTAACCGGAAAAGAAAAGGCCAAAACAGAGAGTTAACCTTATGTTCAGGGAAATGTTgcttgagatgatcaaaaatcAGTTTTTCGCATGTCTTATCAGTTTCTGTGACCAAATCCACCTATCCACAGAAACAAATGGACCATTGTTATATGTCAAAAAAATTATCAGAAACAAGAAACATTAAGATTTATTGATGTCTTTGTTCTCTCTTTTCCTTGCTTGACCATCATTTTCAGCAATCTTCAAAAGCAGGAAATAACCCATCACACCTAATTAGAAAGCTTTTATCTTGACAACTTAATTATTCCTAGTACCTAAGTTTATCTCACTTCACTACTCATAATGCATGCATCCAAACAAAGGGCCGCCAACTTTTCTATCTGGAGGGAAGATTAGATGCACAACCATTCAACTTTAATCAGGTGCATTGGCACTTCACCAGCATTTGGCCCCATCAAGGAGCACGTATAAtatatacattttcttaaacaAGGGCCACACAGATTCAAATTCCTCTAccacaaaaaataatatacgTTTGACCACTACTAAGGCACCCCAATGATTTGTCCAGATAAGAAGATACCCATTAAATTTGCCTATTAAAATACGAGGATAAACATTAGATTTCATAAGATGGGCAAAAGTCCTTGATTGATACTTcatgttcaacatatgatttgcgAGTGAAACAATACTATGGAGCATTCACACGAAGCATTCGAAATACCCCAAAGTTCAGAAATCACTTTCCATATTCACCACACTTCCTACTTCTGAACATCTAACTGAAATAAAACTAGCATTGTTATAAAAGCTTTCAGCCGAATTTCTACAATGATAGCATTATCACctgaatttatttttgtataCCAAACATTTCTAAGAAACATAAAAATTTGACATTCTGACAACCCAGACACGTACCCATTAATTAGATCAAAATTATGCGAAGATCGTACCTGGCCCTTGTGCTCAACGTGCTTAGTCAGATAGAACCCATGCTTAATAACCTTAGAAGCAGAAGTTAAACCAAATAGATGTCACAAAATCGAGCAAAACAACAAATAGTGTGGCCAAAGCTAATCCTATCAATGCTAACAAATCAAATCAACAAATACGAATATAAGATTGAGCAATTGCGAGTAAAATTCCACCTCTCCAGCAATCTTAGCGACATCCACTGCCTTGGCCAAGAAATCATCCATTGAATCTGAAAATCAAAATATGATCACAAAACTACTATCCCACTATACACCTTCGTAACCACTAATATTTTATGTGCGTATCTGTGAGTGAGTAAAACATAAAAACGAGAATAATGGCACGGATCATACATTTGTCGGGCAATTTTCTTGTTTCTTGATTAATAATTAGGTGATGAGATTGGGAGCATAGCAGAGTTCAGTGCACTGCAGATTCGCAACAAACGTGCCTCATTTatgatttctttattatttagTTGTAGTGAACATTTGGCTGATATGAATCGACATttgtcattattattattattccctTTAATCATCGTTAACTCAtaatcataatatatatatatatatatatatatatatatattaaaatttctgaatataaaaataattttatttatatttttgaataaaatataatatttatattgaattagttttttctttatttaattttatattttatacgttttttcataaaaataaaatggagaacaagaaaattataaatttagtcatatatatattgtttctttgtaATTTTGTTTCATGCATTATCAAATATCATTTTTGGTTCATTATCTTTTCATTTttgtcaattttatttattttttaaagaataTTGACATAACAGTACATAGAATAATGTATAATCAgtgttggcaaaaacttgtgtgagacggtctcacggtcgtattttgttagacggatatcttatttgggttatccataaaaaaattattaatttttatgctaagagtattactttttattgtgaatattggtagtgttgacacgtctcacatataaagattcgtgagaccgtctcacaagatacctactcataAGTGTTATATTATTGTCACATtagaaaaaaaactaaaattgtccaaaaaaaaaaatcagagatAACAAACTAAGAGTCTAAAAGTGAGATTTGATTGTATACAAATATATAACAATATTTTAGTTTTAAATATGcattttgaaataaatatgAGTATGTCAAATTACGAATTAAAAGGAGATTATACTTTTTTTATTATAACTTTCCTAAAAAAATGGATAATATCTTCACCAAGAGCAGATAtcttgtaagacgatctcacgaatctttatctgtgagacgggtcaatcataccgatattcacaataaaaagtaatatttttagcattaaaaataatattttttcatggatgacccaaataagagattcgtctcacaaaattcgaTATGTGAGACCgtgtcacacaaatttttaccctTCACCAATCCAatcatttcaaaaataatgcagAAGGTTGGCTAAATTCAAGTCTCAATACATacatgttattttttaaaaaattttttatGAAACGATACAtacatgtatttgatttttaatactAATCAAATGTTAGTgggatttaaaataaaatattaaataagtaGATTAGGCCTATTAGTGGATCGggaatttttataaaaacaaaatCTATATATAAAGTGAGGACAAAAGAGAAATCCTGATTTTAACTCACTCGCGCCGTCTTCCATTGTAGTAGAAAGAAAATTGGACGGAAGGAGGAACTTCACTCATATTCCACTTATTTCATTCgatacaaaaatttgtgtgagatggtttcacgagtcgtattttgtgagacaaaaatcttatttgggtcgtttataaaaaaaatattactttttatgctaaaagtattactttttattgtgaatataggtagggttgactcgtctcacaaataaagattcgtgagaccgtctcacaagagacctactcttcatTCGATTCTTACTATTCAAGATAACTAGATCactaattttgtttttgttgtatcattctTCGAGAGTTTAAATGTGGACCAATATGTTAAAAGAGGATGACAAGTGAATTTGAGAGTGATAAGATAAAAGCATTGATGACAAGTAAATAATTGGTGTTTTGTGTTGGAAGAGGTTAGGTCCAAGTTAAGTATGAAATATTATCTtaaaacttaacaatagaatCTTAACATTATGAAGTTTGGCTAGAATGCTTGTCATCCGACTTTCCAATATTTAGGATATTATGATATAAGGATTTAAACAGTAACATATAGTTGTGCATGAACTTTATATACCGAACAATGACTTAGGATTACTTATAGATTTGATATTGCTCAAGATTCTTGATTTAATATTCATAATTAAGCTAAAGATATCAGGTTTATACACTCGTATTTCGACGTTATTTCACAAATGCTCTACAATAATTGGTTCGGATGCATATTGTTGTTTTTGGTATTGTATTGTTTCTTTATTTGTTAAAATTCTGTATTTAGTTATGTTCTGGTGATATTCTGgattatatatatcatgtgagcCACATATTTGTTTTTGCGGGTCAAAGTGTTGTATGTTAGGAAGTATGTGAGTTACGTCTTATTTTCCTATGGTCAAAGTGCTGCATGATGGGGTCTCATTGTGGATGATGTTCTGTTTTGTCTGTCATATGAGAGCCACATCTTGGTTCATACGGGCCAAAGTACTGTATGTGGGGAGCATGTGAGCCACATCTTGTTTCTCTATGGTCCAAGTGGTGAATGATAGCAATTTTGATCTGGATTATGTTCTTCTTGCTTTTTTCTCATCCTTTTTTcatgtatatttattatttattgttgTTGTTAAAGCTTTTGTCATTATCCTTGAGATTGAATTAATGGCTGGATATATGAGTGTACTGAATAATTTTTGTTTCAAGTAATAATCTGGACGAGAAAGATAATAGAAGAGATAATTGAGGATGTCGATGACACGGAAAATGTTTCATACAGTGTGGAGACTTTGAGTTCTTTTAGCATTTGTATATTGGAAGACTAATTTATTCATTTATTGATCTGATTGAGAGATTGATTCAGTATTTCCTtccaataaataaatcatggTTCTTTAAAAACTTTAGTTTATTTAGGTTATTAGTCATTTAAATAAGACttaaacctttaaaaatattgcATGTGTTCGGGTGTGGGAAATTcgatcttattttattttttctttcatatcacaaaattttatttttcatttgcaTGGATTTAacctttttttattattatttttgggtatcttaaatttatttataaaattattatttcttttgatattttttccaatataaatgtatttttttttgtggtcaacataaacaaaaaaatctttttagtccttaaatttattatatagtAACATAATTGGACCAATATAAAAACTCATTTTCTGACTCATTGggttgtctgatattaatgatAATGATTTATTTTCGGATTTGACATTCTTGAAGTTCTTATTACCAAGAAAAGGAAAATCTATAATTGATGTAGTGAATtacttgaaaaaatatatagataTTTCTTAAATACTCACATTGCTTTAAAAATCATGTTGACTATCATGATTACATAATCATGATCAACCGTGTCACAAGAAAAGATTAAATGAATTGACAATGTTATCAATTGAGAAGAGATTATTGAACAAtttgcttaattttttttagctcTAAAACTGTAAGACAAGTTATTTtatagttattattttgtaCATGTTTGATCTTATTACTAAATTATAATACAACTTTTTTATTATTGTCATTGTTAGTTTTATAATTGTCtttaatatattgatttaattcgAAAAAGTTATGATTCTAAAAGAATATGAAAACATATTATGATTTAGGAATCTCTTTATAAAGTTATACTCAGacccaaatttttttaagaCCGACtctgtatatatacatataatcaCCCTTCAAACTTGCacaaaagatttgagttgcttATATGTTCCAAAGGCATGTCCCACACCTGGGCCTCGTAGTTTCCCGGCGCATTTCCGACGGCCTCATCAATTGCGATGATGACCAATTTGTTATACGTACCCCCAATATATTGGCCTTCCGCACCTGTCACCACCTTCACAAACTGCAACTTCGCGCCAGCCATCTTGTTGTTTTCCGAAACTGCGAATCTAGCGATCTCCAAAACTTGCGGGGAGTTCAGGTCCTTGATTGGCTGCCAAAAGCGGACGGCGGTGCTGCGCGAAACGGCGGAAACTTGGTAATGAAATGAAGCCACCATGATCAGGAAGAAAGGGGAGAGAAGAGGGCAAGATTTGAGTTCCATTTGAAGATATGGTATATTTCCTCGTCTTGGTATCTttttgtgtgtgaggaattggATAGTGATGCTATGTGTTTataggcatagtttggtacacatgataggataaacatgtgatatataatataatgataagttaaggataaataagatgtatgatattatatttaatgtttggtatgattttaataaaagtGATTAAatgtatatattagattgtaatgacaaaattaaccttatcataataaattttataattgcaaagttgttgcttgagttcatattttttatctgttcatgcgccgatagtgcttgcatgatttatttagttttacctaattttatatattatataatatgataattgagcccttgattttgtgagtcaagtcaaatatcaatttttaaggttaatcgagtgatactaatagttttattgatatttataaaaattatttatataattatctcgaattcatttatataattatcatattatataatatataaaaataaataaaaatatttatttgattttaatttctacatactagcatagatttataaaaattatttataaattgagggcaattaagtcatttgtagtgtattttatcattaaattaaaagtatcacacctaatagaagGAACATTTTAtcattctaaaaaattatttatcaagggcCCATGATATTATCATCATGGACTTTTTAAAAAGGTACCAAACATGGGATAAgaaggattatttatcaatccatCCCTTATTctatgtaccaaactatgccatATAGTATACCACAACTGCTTAGCATGTGTGTCAATTGATATATTTTGGCTCATTTTTTGGTAGGTTGACTGGCGATATATTAcatcatatttatataatatgcAAATACAtcatttgatatatttgcaTCTATTTTTGGTAGGTTGGCTTTGGCAAGTATTTTGCATACAAGTTAATTAATAAAGAAATAATGCATAATATGCAATCcaattttagaaatttttaaagGTTTTGGTTCAGTAGGTAAATTGCATAAAAGAGTAAGTGTACTTTATAAATTAATTGCGTAAAAACTTCggttaaaaaattgtatattcgATATAGGTAATTTAATGActttgttatattttaaaagtctagaggtattcgatcaagaattttgaatatttatagaagtctagcgatattcaaaatagactttAACGTAGTTTTAAAAAGTGATGAGGTATTtaatattgatttttaaaaattctataaaagtttagatgtattcaaattttcattgGACTTTTAACAACTTTATGTAATTTATTAACATACAAATATTAAAGTCTAaagtacaactataaattgtcaaaaatttctttgattcaacccaaagatttggatgtaTGGTTAAAACTTTTAAGTAGGGGTGGGCGCGGGTTGGGTTTTCGGGTTCGGATATCCGAAATTTCGGGTACCCGACAATTCGGGTAGTAAATTTTACTATTCGACACCAATCCAATCATGTCGTCGGGTACCCGAAATGATCGGGTATTTTCGGGTACCGACAGTCGGGTATCcgtcaaaaaaatttaatttttttgaaaaatatatatatttttcatatttcacaAAAAATCACGTCATTATATCGAGTTATGGCTAGTCATTATATCATATTATGACTAGTAAATTAAAAAAACAcatgtatttttcatatttcacaCAATATCATGTCATTATATCGTTTAATGATTAGTCATTTGTCATTATATCGAGTTATGACTAGCcacaaaaaaatacatatattttttaaataaatagacgGATAGacccataaatttttttaaaaaattttcggGTACCCGATACCCGATCGGATATCGAAAAAATACCCGAATCCGAACCCGAAAATTATTTTCGGGTATCGGGTACCCGACGAACccgtttttttaaaatacccgACCCGATTGGGTCGGATCGGGTACCCGATACCCGAAAATAAACGACCACCCCTACTTTTAAGTCATACACAAGCTCTTTTTCTCTCTCATTTCACATCACTTCTTTTCTCTTCTCATCTTCTGTCATCTCATTTATCTATATCACTCTatctaattttcaaaatatatctCTATAtccattttctttttttccttttcagaTTTGTTGATTGcttatttaatgattttttattttaatatcatatgaaattttgaattctagaattgattttatgatttttaaaataatgatttatacaaatgaatataatattcaataataataaaagatgataaaaaaaataatgtcaCTTAATTTTTAGAGTATGTCTCTTTTGAGACgttctcacgaatatttatctatgagacatgtcaaccctatcgatattcacaataaaaagtaatacttttagcataaaaataatatttttcatggatgacccaaataagatatccgtctcacaaaatacgacccgtgagactgtctcacacaagtttttgtctaatttttaatatttaaataatctcGCAATAagcataataaaaatataaataaaattaaaattttacgctataattcataaataatatttatgatataattgataaaataattcatttccttcattgtttaaaaattgaattttatttctttattttataaattctaATTTTTGAAATATGTAGGTTTATTAAATTAgaattatgtttttttaataaattatactagatataaaaaaacataaaattttattggCTCATATAATCGAAAATAatagtaaattttttaataaataaaattaattttttttattaacttagactaaaaattgattttttaatttttttcaatattttaaattaatatgtaaactaccatatatatatatatatattaccatatatatatgtatatatatggtAGTTTACATTCAAACACAATGTTACAAATTAATACAATGatgaatttcaaaaatttacaaACATACATACAAATccacatatatacatatttacatgcaaggattaaattttaaaagtacATTTATTtactaatataaatattttaaaaaatatttcaaacaaaATATGTTATCTATGTCAGTTAATTATTagttcaaaaaaatttataaaaaataacatttataattatgtacaaaatatatataattctataaaaaaagtttataaaaatatgtaaaaatcttaaaaaaaatctaCATGAATTTATAGAAATGTGTTTGTAAATATGTGAGATTttataaaagtcaataaaatatatcaaatccacaaaattctataatttaaaattttattaaaagtcaTCAAAACTTTGGATTGAACAACccatttaatatttttgttatCATGAAGTTGAAACTATTGCTGATAAAAAAAACTTTACTTCTAATATAAAATGAATTAActatgaaaaatattgtttggATATTAGTTttataactttttttaaaataaatatttttaattattttatatattttgaatttattttaaatttcaatctCCAAATGAatgataaaaatagaaaaaattatatatcctAAATTGTAGAAAGCTGAAAAAAATTAGTGAGATATATTTAGTatatgaatgaaatttatatatcaaatattatgTTGGAGCAAAATTAGAAAAAGGTTTTTTTTTGGGCAAAaccttgtgtgagacggtctcacgggtcgtattttgtgagacggatctcttatctggatcatccatgaaaaagtattactttttatgctaagaatattactttttaatgtgaatatcggaagggttgacccgtctcacagataaagattcgtgagaccgtctcacaagagacctactcttttttTTTACGGGAAATTAGAAAAAGGTTTTGATATGACATGTCATACTAAAATCATATACTCTAAGGCCATCTCCAACCCATAAATCTATTTCTGCACCAAAATAGTGCAGTTTGTGCACCAAATATAACATTCATCTCCAACccatttacttcaaatcttacactAAAAAATATATTCCTAGAATATTCCatttgtttattatttatttttaaatttaacaatataattataattaatgttaatattagtattataattataattttattttttttaatatttacgagcattaaaaatgtcaaaaataaaaaaaaactagaaatatttttataaattttctaatataattatcattaatttttttatgttttaatttttattatgaaatATTTGTGTGTTAgatgtttaattataaaattatttaaaaatatatttataaatttatataattaaatattttaatttttattattaaatatttaattattaaaataataaaaaaatattatccaattattaaattaatataataataatatcatattattagataaataatatttataattaaaaaaaaacaaaaaaaatttttaaaaaaagaaacttCCCTCTGCGCCAAATATGGCGCAGAGGGAATGGGAGGTGCGCTGCCCTAACAATTCACatgttataatatatatatgtatatatattcttTCTGTATATATATCTATAGATATACCAATTtcatttatgaatttattgttttacctctacattatttatttatattttttttaatgaacttTTCATTTATATTCCATCCACTGGGTTTAGTCCTGCAGCAAAAAAGCTCTGCAGTGGGGGTAGAAAGCCATCTACAATTGTCACTTTGCGTAGCAAGTTTTACGTAGTCTTTTCCCACAATCTCTGGTGTTAGTTTCTATAATTTGTTTGAGAAATAATTAATTGACGCTTAATGGTTAATTGattttgtgttgtttattgttGTTTACGGATCAAAGTGTTAGATAAATGATGAGTAGTGAACGAAAGAAAGCGAGAATATCCCACATTGGAAAATATATCAAGAAAAGTATTCTTTATTAGCTTCGAGATTAAGCTAAGGGTTCAGGCCTTAAGGGACACCAGAAGTTTTTGGAAGGAGGAAGATGTTGATAATCTCGATCTCGGTGAAACACACACGTGCGGTCGGCGGCTCAGCCCGACccaatttatttgaaaaataattttattttcgaaaCAGTGTGTCTAATGTTTGCACCCTCCAATCAGTGCGTCACTGTCGATCTTTTGGTGCAGAACCGTGCGTCCCTGGCTTGTGCGTGCGTCACATGACTTATCACAGAAGGGTGCGTCCCCTGACTCATCACAGAAGAGTGTGTCTTCTGGGTGTGTCCCCTGGCTTATATGACTCACTCTTTAAATAGTCTCTCAGCAGGCATTCATCATACACTTTTTGCATGCTCATTTCATTGCATCATTTTTCCTCCGAAACTTGAATTTCATGCATATCGTTGTTCGCTGCATCCAAAAATTGCTGCATTTTTTGGAATTGCACTTTTTGTATCTTGGGGACGATTTTCATTTCGTATAGCACATTCATACGGGCAAATTAGTCTTGCGTAAAAAGATTTTATTTGACTCAACTCGTACTGTTCACTGTTCCGAAGATcaagaagaaaaacaaataaCAATGGCAAGACGAATTACTTTTGTTTCTTACTGATCTTCATTCTGCCGATATGTCAACTGGATCATTCACTCCCGTGCCTACTGCCCCCTCTGCTCCCATTCACGACGAAAAGCCTCCAAAGTTTTCTTGTGCCGACTTCAAATGTTGGCAGCTGAAAATGCTATTCTATCTCCTCAAGGGCAATCGAGGTTGTGAAACTAGACCTGTTTCTAAATAACCCCCCATTGATTTGTTCAGATAAGAAGATACGTACCCATTAAATTGCTTATTAATATACTGGCattaacatcagatttcataaGATTGACAAAAGTCCTTTGACTGATATTTCATGCTCAACATATGATTTGAAACTGAAACAATGCGATCGAGAATCCACACAAACCATTCAAAAACACTTGACATATTCACCACACTTCCTAATTCTGCATATCTAATTGAAATAAAACTTTTAACATCATCATGTCACGTCATCACCACGTTgaaaaaaatgactaaaatagACAAGAAAACGAAGATAGCATATCAAAATAGatgttttcaaataaatataaGTTGAAATATCGAAATTTGTTGAATGAAAGTACACGATTAcgtcaaaatttaaatataaaattatacgAATTAAAAGGGGATTATtctcttctttttttgttttggcAGTTGATTGTACTTGTTTTAGGTCAAAAGAAGATTATACTTGTGCTCTGaaaatgtatcaatgcaattatTGCAGAAGAATGCAAAAGGCTGGGTAAATCCATTTATATTGATAAAGAGAAAAATGAAATCTATATCCTCTTAAGTCTCAGTACATACATCTTATTAAAGGCATTCTTATACATAAAATCGCCCTTCAAACTTTCACAAAAGACGTGAGCTGCCTGAAATGTGCCCAAGGCTTGTCCCACACCAAGGCCTCGTAGTCACTCGGCGCGTTTCCGGCAGCCGCATCGTTGGCAGTGATGAC
The sequence above is a segment of the Primulina tabacum isolate GXHZ01 chromosome 6, ASM2559414v2, whole genome shotgun sequence genome. Coding sequences within it:
- the LOC142549957 gene encoding cysteine proteinase inhibitor 1-like, whose amino-acid sequence is MVASFHYQVSAVSRSTAVRFWQPIKDLNSPQVLEIARFAVSENNKMAGAKLQFVKVVTGAEGQYIGGTYNKLVIIAIDEAVGNAPGNYEAQVWDMPLEHISNSNLLCKFEG